taatgctttcaaaaatataattttacagttatttaaactattttttatgcgTTAAAAACTTTCTTTGATTATACATGTTCTGTATCGCAAAGCATTCAGACAATATTGGTATAAAAGATTCCAACCGCGTTCTCCATTTATCAGTTTTATGGTTTCTTCTAAAGTGAGCATATCAACTCCAAAGTATTTCTTGCGGAATTCTTTAAGAACTGGACACAGGCCAGTAGCCAAGGAGGGCGTTGAGGGGCAGTGCCCTACCTCAAATTTGaaatgccctaccttaaaaatgccctaccttaaaaGTGTCCTACCTTAAAAATGCCTTAGCTTGAAAAATGTCTTACCGCTACCATGTACTATCAGAAAGGCCTTACCTTTAAAAATGCCCTACCCTCAAAAATACCCTTCTTTTAAAAATGTCGTAGCTTCAAAAATGCTCCAACTTTAAAAATTCCCTGCCTTAAAAATGCCGTACTTATGAAAATGTCCTACTTTCAAAAATGCTCTAGCTTTTAACATGCCCTAACTTCAAGAAGGCTGCACTTATAAAAATACCCTACCTTCAAAAAAGATCTAGCTTTAAAAATGCCTATAAAAATGGCGTAGCTTCAAAAATGCACAAACTCTTAAAATTCCTTTCGTTAAAAATGCCCTATACTTATGAAAATGTCCTACTTTCAAAAATGCTCTAGCTTTAATAAAGATCCCGTACCTTCAAAATTACTTTAGTTTTAAAACTCTGCCTCAAAAATGCACTACATTCAAAAACGTACtgtttatgaaaatatttgacCCTAAAAAATTACCTTTAATGTAAATCccctttcttataaaaatatcctaaaaataaaaaaggcgtTTTATTTCTCCTTAATGATAGGTATTATATAACGTCAAACAATTGAAGATATctgacaataaaaaaatatcggaaTGATTTAAGCAGTTTTTGACAGcatacaaagtttttttaagaaaccggTACAAAGCATAACCTCAGAATCAGTATAAAAcgcttttttgcattttccagcACATCGTTAAGCTTTAATTACAATgaactaaaaagtgaaaaaacttcgaaatttacaaaattaaatttttttatttctttctagttctatttttatttttggaaaaaactacaaaaattgtttttgaaaccaaaaactaAGCGTTCTGcatgattatttaaaattttgcagtCGGAAAAACCATCacaaaataagtttgaaaactttcactctttgactttttgcaaaaagtggttGTTGTAGTTGTACCTAActttgatatttcaaaaacgaaaaaaagtaggtacctaaataTTTTGACTTCGAATTCGAGTTCAGCGGTTCCGCGCTTCAGAGCGCACGacatatgcttaacgaaagttaacGAAGCGCGCATATGCTCATTATGGCTATCCCCATAAGAATTGTGTATGTTCGACAACTCACTCATGCCATTTTGACATAAACCCATGCGCGcatatgcctattatagttgggcctttactttcattttattttaaaaacaacttgGGGCCTTATCAGGGCTTGCATTGCGCCTCTAAAGAGgcgttttttctctttttttactCCTAATCCACTATCTcaccactttttaaaaattgtcaaaaaatcgtctttttgatattttgattcctctttttcctcttttttaaaattgtttacgtttgattaaaaaaattgacattgacaaatgtttttgtattattcttattatgttgatacaattttaattttaagaaattgtgttaaaaCGTTTGTGTTGCGGTTCGGGAAAGGCCCAAATGAGGTATTTCGTGTGACTATCGTACTTAACttatgctcatcagtttacccttgagcccaacttcggacgtaggGTAAgtgggggtacatttgacaccggggcacattggactttgcgtttttcggtatgaCCGTGCCCTTATTAAAGAATAGTTTGCatgaagaaagaagcttagtttaatttaaagaaattttgtgaaatttcgcagtctttcattcacttttcgcggagtaccacgtgttttcgtgttttctgtatttctgatctaatttttgaccaccggtatgtaagcgatttctgaaccttatcaaaaaggttttttacttgctctatagggcaagtattggtttcgtgtagaaaaaaaaaatcgaggttttaatcaaaaccaacattacgatgatggagaagatcaaaaaagtggttttcgtcatgccgtccgtcggtctgtgcgtctgtgcgtctgtgcgtctgtgcgtctgtgcgtccatctgtacatcgagctagggcctaaacgggtggatggatttgcttgaaacttggtacagatgatttttacgtaattccctaggtccgttttttttatttttttaatatctccattttaacgcatatctcccatataacgttttcgaggtattgcaaatttctcgaaaacggctctaacgatttcgatcaaatttggtgtgcggaatactcttattgattctaacaaaactgcgtttttagtttttctcaaaaaatgccgagagcggaaatatggcgttgccgtttttcaaaaattgacatgttttttaagttcatatatttcatcaatgcataagtcaattttttcaaaagttacagacatcataggtattgaagtgtaaaatgtaaaaaaaaattaaaaaaaaaaagtttttcaaaaaatatttaaaaaattgaatttttttaactttcgagttttttttttgtttttatttttttttctccacaaaatcttaaatttccaatagatatttaagataaagatgctttgaactacaagagcaagtacgtgcgacccagtcgtgcattttattttaatggtgAATTAACATTTTGATAGCTTAAGGTTTagttaattaaattaaagtattagttattgaaaaaaaagaagaacaattatgaggctccttcggggcacctttgacttttgcaatttgcgcacagttttacgttgattttggggaaatatatattaaataaattatttaaaaataaatcaacatcGATTAATTTTCATTAAGGTTTAAAtggagggattttttgaaatattttatggttttttagttttttctactCCTTTttagaaaagtaattttttgatttatatttttcgttatattgtttagtagattgtctaaaaccaaaaatttatttattttttctaaggaaACAATAGACGGGCAAGATCcgctgatagttttaaaaatataatacacaCGATGTGGTCtttaatccaccattgtcaaatgtaccccttttaaagtcaaatgtgccccggggcacttttgacaaaatgactttttttggaaaacattttttttttatgttgaaatcttgtaaaacaaaaaaaaattactgttattataatcttgaatagtcaataaatcaaataaaacaaaaaacattggaaaacattaacagttttcgaaaatacagacatttaaaaactaaatgtcaaatgtacccccttctcccctaccgtcaaatacagagattctttctttagccgcaccacacgaatgtggaatatattacccgcctctgttttttcttgccattttaatgtccagagctttaaaactaatgtgcatcggtttctccttttaaattcctccctattttcctgaagctcgcactgtgtttaacatattaagggtatttaactccctttagtgcgcgttaattataaaaaaaaaaaataatttcactgTGAAAAATACTCCAATATGGGGCCTtaggtatttctttttttttttttgggcctaatttcagcacacaaaaaaaaaactttagaaaaGTTTAGTTTACTctaagatacaaaataaaagtttaatattgtTGACTCTTGTGATATATGTATGTTCAAATTAAACGCATACGgtccaatttttcattttaaacgtATCTTAATATcggaaaaatgcaaatttttaattatggtcaaaaattatttgaaaagacTCGAAGATAAAACCGAAAACCAAGTgcatatttttacaaaaaaccttGGCCTTGTAAGATAaggaattttaaaaacactgTTTTCAACTACATTTTTTCCACTTGGTGTTCGATTTAAGCCATACACtaataaaaaaacatgtaattttattttttttaatttataactaatatactataattattttcaaaatcaacgaGGTACTTTTTATGAGAATAGGTTGAGAACtgactgagaaaaaaaattttaaactaccaATGCCCTTCCTGATAAGACCGTTGCCCTACCTTAAATTCAACTCTGGCTACGGGCCTGATTGGACAAACTCCCAGAAAATGGAACACGTCTTCACATTCTCTTCGATTGCATAAATCGCACAATATAGGAAGATCGGGACGGTAAGGGATGAAATTTAAGTTGACGAGTTCATCTCTAATTTTAAGGTTCATACTGATTTTGTGTATGGTGTTATCCGTCAAGAAGTAGGTCTGTTGCTCTAAAAAGTGGTTAACTTTACTGTAGTAAGCTCTATATGTATAGTGATGATTCCGCTTTCTCAATAAACTTGTCgtatattttggcaaacgaagcTTTGCAATTGCAAGTGCCCTTCGCCACTTCACACCTGTGTATCTATCTATGTGAAGTCACATTCTCTTCAATGCTGGACATCAAAACTATGAAGAGAAATAGACATAACTTGGATTTAATCGCTTAAGTATCAAAGATCAatccaaaatttcaacatttattaaaaaacatttaaacacATTTGCCCCACTTAGAAATTTtctgtgttttgtttttattttgcattattaattttttgtatcaacaTTTGGCTTGCGGCCGCGACCCCTCCATAATGGGagcggggggggggggggaggtgATATGCCCATATCATGAAGGGCTTAAGATTGACCATCGAGCTCAATGAGGGAATGGAAGGACCAGTTTAAAAAGAAACGAACGTTGCAAAATaggtgacaaaaaaaaaacttttgcggACTGCTGAGCAAGTTTTAACAAATAAAGACCCTTTCagttttaatcaaaatgaaTTTCGCACCTAGTATTCGGCTTCTGGTGAAAATGACATTTCTTCAGTTTTTATCTTGGTACTCAATGCACaatcgtatttttttataataaagtattacacgatttgtaaaaaactcattttagttttttttttaataaataatttttacagcgtttttagttttgaatttccGTTAACTGTTTGGGTATTGGTGCAGGGTGCACCAACCCTGGTCGGGAGCGAAAGCAATAATACAAAACTTCAAATAGCTATATTGTACTGAGGGTGCGATCTAAATACATATCACTCATAGAGCAGTAttctaataaaataattgtcgcgaaaatggttttgaaaataGTGGCTTTCACCTAGCGATTCCCAGTGTATGTTACGAAGAATCCCTAAATATAATGTAGGTACGTGGATTAGTGCATACCTCATAATTGGTCTTTTTTAATCATCACTAACAAACACTCGGTCTACCCACCCAAGAACACTTTATTACAATTTGCATACTCTAATTACATCCAATTAGAATACTAAAGGCTATTTTTCTGCACCGCAACcgttttgtgtttatttgcaaATAAATTTCTAGTTTGGTGTATTTCCAGTGCGATGAATTCGAGGAAACAAACTCATCTTCACAAAGAAAGATACCGCTATATCTACTGCTACAATTTTAATGCATGAGACTACTATTAGtttaagtgttttgtttttacccTGTAAGCATaaccaaaaaacgaatttaaataGGAAACTGTATACCATTGTTTAAATATTGTATAAAATTCGGATGTTGCCTGGTCATATGTGTAATATAATCCTATGTacttttataattataataaatttaattctaaaAGTAAATTCTTGCCAGACTTTTCATTTTAAGGATAGTTGAGCTTAAAGCCTGGTaagcagatcgagctaaattttagctcccatacattagactggtcaacaaaattgaactttttttgccacaagaaccaagatattcttttctacacggttaaaaattctggagtattttttaatactttttgggttacatataagTCTACACCagatatgtattaaaatttaatacaaaacaaatattaaatttttttagttaataaaaaatgtattaaaatgtaatatagttgtattaaaaaataatacagtttatattaaaatttaataccaaatatattaaatttcaattattgtatattcaaatttaatcttttcatattaatttctaataagaattttattgaaagataatacaaaaatatttcaattcaataccaaatatttaaagttaataataagtattcttttcctaaattcattactgaaaataaatattaatcataaataatacaataatggtgatattattgtctctatttcctatgtttcacaaactgtggaatgtaaaatcttattgccgatcaaaattcatctgcaatgtatgtattttgcttcgaaaaaacacaaagccccttcaaattagtacaaatttacaaatattaattatattttttttagaaaaggtacctcaaacaatggatttttttcattttttaaatggctgctgctgaccacagtacacataaaaaggtaatatattccaaatcttttttcttttatttaccgacgaaaaacgcacaaaaaccgaaaaaccacgcacaccactaatttgtCAACAATaattattcaccattttccgcgaagaaacacaaagaaattggttattttttaatttatatttttttttaaataacattttataaattaaaacaaaaacaaatttcctgtttcctgtcattaaaatataaaaattaaagccCGACCTGACAGATGCGTggccattttataaaataaggacaggcaTGATACATTCCGGCGGTGCTCAAGAGGTGGGATTGTACCAGTAAAGgacctatcacctatcattttaaaagctctattttgaattctatccaaataactcaagtgggtcttaggagcacctgcccagatatggGAGTTATACTCGAGTTTTGGACGAATATATGCTTTATAAATTATAGCCAGATCAGAAGgggtgaaatatttcttacatcttcggaggaaacctaagcatttcgcagagtttttggctacatcgaatatgtgctcattccacaaaaggtggtttgtaatggacatacctagaatcgaaagctgatcagtttcctcgatgcaagtaccactcatggatagtggcaaagggggaaggtttcgttttaatgatagtaagcagcattgtgttttagaagcattaaattctacgcggtttcttattccccattggacaatgcattcgagatcagaatttaatgagcttatcatattttgcctttggagttccacatccgaaggacatgggtgtgaatcttcaaacgaatatgaaaagctgggggtactatcatctgcgaaacaatttaatggattagaactttcagagagcaaatcattaatgaaaatgagaaagagagtcggagacaaaacggagccctggggcacaccagcgtttataTTGTAGGTTTCAGACCTGAATCCATCCAAAACGACTTgaattgaacggttcgaaaggtaatttctaatccaacgaagaagagattcatcaataccgaatgcaagcattttcgataagagagcttCCCAAATAACATTTTGTGGTTAGAAAGCGGAAAATAAACCGGATATTTACTCTGGTTATTTAACGGATAAGTTACTAAACTCGTTaaataaacgtatttaagacGTTCCAGAAACGTCTCCACAACCGAAAATGGtcagttattttttaacttcgtCTAAATCgggtttttaaaaaacccacttttttctacaaatactgggtttttaaaaacctaattttcacggttattaaataactgtttatttttagtcaaagaaaaacttgaaataaacCATTTACGGCTATTTTATAACCGTTTACAAACCGTTAttatacagtttaaaaaaaacctgtactgagttgtttgacggttttttttataaccgttttacTACGGTTATTATAAAACCTGTAATTAACGTTATTACAGGTTTTTTTGAAACCTGTAATATAACAAGTTCTTTTAAAACCTGTATTAAACGTTAatttacggttttttttataacctcttacctataggtttttataaaacctctaataaacgttatttgacggtttttttataaccgttttcttcccgttttttttaaaacctgtaataaacgttgtacaggtttttataaaacctataacaaacgttatttgacggttttttttataaccgcttacctataggtttctataaaacctgtaataaacgttatttaacggttttttttataaccgttttcttccagtttttttaaaacctgtaataaacgttgtacaggtttttataaaacctataacaaacgttatttgacggttttttttataaccgcttACCTATAGGTTTCTATAAAACCTGTAAATAACTTCGTACAGGTTcttataaaacctgtaataaacgttaCTTCACAGCTTTTTTATAACCGGTTAtttacagattttaaaaaacctataaaatgtTTGCTTACCAACATGCTGCAAACCATAAGATTCTTCCCagctgaaaatttaatatttgaaataagaacgctgaaatttaagtttagtgaaacattatttaatgaagtaaaactaaaactaaaacttaaagtaaaagtaaaactaaaactaaaaataaaaaatagcttaaCTTAATTATGTTGTGGATTGCCCGTCAGAGGCAGAGGAGCTGGTGTTGGAACTGGTATTTCtgtaatgagaaaaatgttaacttaaatgttgattataattttatttttacttgctctatagggcaagtattggtttcgtgtagaaaaaaaaaatcgaggttttaatcaaaaccaacattacgatgatggagaagatcaaaaaagtggttttcgtcatgccgtccgtcggtctgtgcgtctgtgcgtctgtgcgtctgtgcgtctgtgcgtctgtgcgtccatctgtacatcgagctagggcctaaacgggtggatggatttgcttgaaacttggtacagatgatttttacgtaattccctaggtccgttttttttatttttttaatatctccattttaacgcatatctcccatataacgttttcgaggtattgcaaatttctcgaaaacggctctaacgatttcgatcaaatttggtgtgcggaatactcttattgattctaacaaaactgcgtttttagtttttctcaaaaaatgccgagagcggaaatatggcgttgccgtttttcaaaaattgacatgttttttaagttcatatatttcatcaatgcataagtcaattttttcaaaagttacagacatcataggtattgaagtgtaaaatgtaaaaaaaaattaaaaaaaaaaagtttttcaaaaaatatttaaaaaattgaatttttttaactttcgagttttttttttgtttttatttttttttctccacaaaatcttaaatttccaatagatatttaagataaagatgctttgaactacaagagcaagtacgtgcgacccagtcgtgcattttatttaacttacGTGGACGGTTTTCCCATTCGAAATGGGGCTTGCTTcaaaaagcctttaaaaaatgAAGCACCCTCAGCTTCACTATAAGTGGGGTACCTTGATCGGACCGCTTCCAATATAGTTTTATACAGGAATTTGTATTGGCTGAAACTTTTTTTGGCATTAGTCCCCAGCCAAGAATGTTCTGCCAGTAGTGGATCCGTAAAAATGCACTTGCAAATAGTGCGGATCGTTTTCATTCCGTTGGCCCCCCCATAGGAGCTCAACTTACGGacctgaaagaaaacaaaaatatgttttaagatgtcgttttttaaactttttcgtaatataaaatgcatttattttcaaatatttttggccgcatttattatgatttgaaattataaaagaaaatgtcaatatgtattacggtttatgaaaaaaattaaaaagaatttcattttcgaagaactttttttaataaaagttttgaaaaaaaatgtatcttattttttttcaaagttcaacatctaaacataaaattattttttatttatttaataacccttactgttgaaagttaaatagcaaaaatttaaagttcttatttaccaaagtcttttagaaaattaattatttggatgcaaaaattcagtttttatcaaaaaaaaaaaccaattgaaattgaagttatttttaattgttttttcaaaagtgtgatatatattaccttttctgcttcggaattcaactgataatatttattagaaaaagtttggaaaaaagtcatttttaatttttttaataaattttttttttaattctgagtttgaggaccattttttcaaaaactcttaattaaatttagtgaatttaaatttaagataagcttctggctttgtaaaaatgtattttaaaatattgtaggtgttgccgttgttttataaatattttttttgtgtttgaagtcggattgtgagaaaattgcatatttcgtatattttggtacttaccaatttttttttgaatgctgcATTTTGATGGAGTTTTTCCTCGATTTCCTCAATTTGTTGGACAGAGGTAAGTGGGAAAATTTCATCCAGTTGCAGTTCCTCATCCACTTCCTCTGCATTCTCTTTTGCAATTTTGGACGCCAACAAATTGACCGAAACTTCGGACTTCGCCATGAATGCCTCCAGCATTCCTTGCATGGCCTGCACCTTCACCTCAGTGGAACGCTGTCTTTCCAAAATTTCGTCTATTTTGGACGACAGTTCCTTGAATTGGGTACTGGTGCTGGGGcctataaacaattaaaaataagagttatagtaatatacaaaaaaaagtaatacggtTAGTGAAAGAACTAATATGCTATCTCAGCTGTTACTAAGAGGGACTGGGGTTTatcctattcaaataacattggataaaccccagtctaagataaGCTGGAGTTTAAAAACGACTTTGAAAATTGTACTAGtgctaaaatacattttttaccttCAAACGTGTATAAGTCGGAAATGACATTAGTGATGGTAACATCTTCATTTGGGGGGGTGAACGAGGAAACGTCTTGAAAATGAGAAGTAAGTATGACAAAATTAGTAACTTTGTTCCCatgtttatacattttaaacTTACCAGAATTAGGAATCAAAGTTGACATCAATTTGTTCATATCTGTCATGTATTCCGAAGAATTGGTGTCGATGGTCACTTCTTCCGTATTTTCTTCAGAAGAAGACAAATACTCGGCATCCTTTTCCTTCTGAACTGCTTCCTCCCAGGAACCTTAAAAGGAAATACATGTTTTGTCGTAAATATAAGTGGCATGAAAGGGAtacaagaaaatatttgttcaaaagGTGAAGCGGCTTAAgaccggccgaacagctcagattttgacgattttttttcaaacgtaggcaattaaaaatgctttaaagtctatagattaaaaattgccgatgttaccgtattgttttttaaaattacaattaaattttttttgaacacaaccattttttttcttaaatttcataaaacaaatgatagcaaaagattctctaggttatttaaggaaaaaaaatataagggagtaagggacaatcttccatcgtttaagagataaatgcaattttctcataatctgactttaaacacaaaaaaaatattttgaaaacaacggcaacacctacaatattttaaaatacatttttaaaaagccagaagctcattcttatctcctaaatttaaatccactaaatttaatcaagagtttttgaaaaaaatttcaatttcaatgggtttttttttataaaaactgaatttttgctttgaaataattaattttctcaaagactttggtaaataagaactttaaatttttgctattt
This DNA window, taken from Episyrphus balteatus chromosome 2, idEpiBalt1.1, whole genome shotgun sequence, encodes the following:
- the LOC129908824 gene encoding uncharacterized protein LOC129908824 isoform X3, which gives rise to MTDMNKLMSTLIPNSDVSSFTPPNEDVTITNVISDLYTFEGPSTSTQFKELSSKIDEILERQRSTEVKVQAMQGMLEAFMAKSEVSVNLLASKIAKENAEEVDEELQLDEIFPLTSVQQIEEIEEKLHQNAAFKKKLVRKLSSYGGANGMKTIRTICKCIFTDPLLAEHSWLGTNAKKSFSQYKFLYKTILEAVRSRYPTYSEAEGASFFKGFLKQAPFRMGKPSTNTSSNTSSSASDGQSTT
- the LOC129908824 gene encoding uncharacterized protein LOC129908824 isoform X2 translates to MTDMNKLMSTLIPNSGKFKMYKHGNKVTNFVILTSHFQDVSSFTPPNEDVTITNVISDLYTFEGPSTSTQFKELSSKIDEILERQRSTEVKVQAMQGMLEAFMAKSEVSVNLLASKIAKENAEEVDEELQLDEIFPLTSVQQIEEIEEKLHQNAAFKKKLVRKLSSYGGANGMKTIRTICKCIFTDPLLAEHSWLGTNAKKSFSQYKFLYKTILEAVRSRYPTYSEAEGASFFKGFLKQAPFRMGKPSTSNTSSSASDGQSTT
- the LOC129908824 gene encoding uncharacterized protein LOC129908824 isoform X1; the protein is MTDMNKLMSTLIPNSGKFKMYKHGNKVTNFVILTSHFQDVSSFTPPNEDVTITNVISDLYTFEGPSTSTQFKELSSKIDEILERQRSTEVKVQAMQGMLEAFMAKSEVSVNLLASKIAKENAEEVDEELQLDEIFPLTSVQQIEEIEEKLHQNAAFKKKLVRKLSSYGGANGMKTIRTICKCIFTDPLLAEHSWLGTNAKKSFSQYKFLYKTILEAVRSRYPTYSEAEGASFFKGFLKQAPFRMGKPSTNTSSNTSSSASDGQSTT